A stretch of bacterium DNA encodes these proteins:
- a CDS encoding glycine--tRNA ligase subunit alpha, giving the protein MATPRRTLQEMYLGLSEYWSDRGCIIHQPYDLNVGAGTMHPETFFRSLGDEPWRVAYCQPSRRPVDGRYADNPMRVYQHFQYQVILKPSPSDVQDLYLGSLEALGIDPRVHDIRFEEDNWESPTLGAAGVGWQVTMDGMEISQFTYFQVMGGVELKTIPVELTYGLERICMFINDIKNIFDIPWARAPWAPGGYAPYRALRGRAEREQSVYSFEEADVPAHRRLFDHAEAEAVRLLEREIDGPDGAPIKAPLLLPAYERTLEASHLFNVLDARRALSVTERAAMIQRIRRLSVLCAKTFLEQGAEEEAR; this is encoded by the coding sequence ATGGCGACGCCCCGCCGCACTCTGCAGGAGATGTACCTCGGCCTCTCCGAGTACTGGAGCGACCGCGGCTGCATCATTCACCAGCCGTACGACCTCAACGTCGGGGCCGGCACGATGCACCCAGAGACGTTCTTCCGCAGCCTCGGCGACGAGCCGTGGCGCGTGGCCTACTGCCAGCCGTCGCGGCGTCCGGTGGACGGGCGCTACGCCGACAACCCGATGCGGGTCTACCAGCACTTCCAGTACCAGGTGATCCTCAAGCCGAGCCCGTCCGACGTGCAGGACCTCTACCTCGGCTCGCTGGAGGCGCTGGGGATCGATCCGCGCGTCCACGACATCCGCTTCGAGGAGGACAACTGGGAGTCGCCGACCCTCGGCGCGGCCGGCGTCGGCTGGCAGGTGACGATGGACGGGATGGAGATCTCGCAGTTCACCTACTTCCAGGTGATGGGCGGCGTCGAGCTGAAGACGATCCCGGTCGAGCTGACGTACGGGCTCGAGCGGATCTGCATGTTCATCAACGACATCAAGAACATCTTCGACATCCCGTGGGCGCGCGCCCCGTGGGCGCCGGGCGGCTACGCGCCGTACCGCGCGCTGCGCGGCCGCGCCGAGCGGGAGCAGAGCGTCTATTCGTTCGAGGAAGCGGACGTTCCGGCCCATCGGCGCCTGTTCGACCACGCCGAGGCGGAGGCGGTCCGGCTGCTCGAGCGGGAGATCGACGGGCCGGACGGCGCGCCGATCAAGGCCCCGCTGCTCCTGCCGGCCTACGAGCGGACGCTCGAGGCCTCGCATCTCTTCAACGTGCTCGACGCGCGCCGCGCCCTGTCGGTCACCGAGCGCGCGGCGATGATCCAGCGGATCCGCAGACTGTCCGTGCTCTGCGCGAAGACGTTCCTCGAACAAGGCGCGGAAGAGGAGGCGCGATGA
- the recO gene encoding DNA repair protein RecO, with product MSRREEEAIVLDAELSGEADRRVLLLTAEGELVRARAPSAARSQRRFGAALQPGSRIRARWSRRAEDAPAILEEALSLAPPPTPDPLERYYVACHALELAAAFAREGAEDPRLFRLLSATLERLAAGDKPAPLARYVEAWTLRLAGLLPRLDACEACGTDLAGGPARLAGESGAFCAAHAPAEAQAVGAAAAEWLRATHNCPPGALPPLAGAAAADLERALPELIVSFTERPLRALAALRRLQRL from the coding sequence ATGTCCCGGCGCGAGGAGGAGGCGATCGTCCTCGACGCCGAGCTGAGCGGCGAGGCCGACCGGCGCGTGCTGCTGCTCACGGCCGAAGGGGAACTGGTCCGCGCCCGCGCTCCCTCCGCCGCCCGCTCGCAGCGCCGCTTCGGCGCCGCGCTGCAGCCCGGCTCGCGGATCCGCGCCCGCTGGTCGCGCCGAGCCGAGGACGCCCCGGCGATTCTGGAAGAGGCGCTTTCTCTCGCGCCGCCGCCGACCCCCGATCCGCTCGAGCGGTACTACGTCGCCTGCCACGCGCTGGAGTTGGCGGCCGCCTTCGCCCGCGAAGGCGCCGAGGACCCGCGGCTCTTCCGGCTGCTGTCGGCGACCCTGGAGCGGCTCGCGGCGGGGGACAAGCCGGCGCCGCTCGCCCGCTACGTCGAGGCCTGGACGCTGCGGCTCGCCGGGCTGCTGCCGCGCCTCGACGCCTGCGAAGCCTGCGGGACCGATCTGGCCGGCGGCCCGGCCCGTCTGGCGGGGGAGAGCGGGGCGTTCTGCGCCGCCCACGCCCCCGCCGAGGCGCAGGCCGTCGGCGCGGCGGCGGCGGAATGGCTCCGCGCGACGCACAATTGTCCTCCGGGCGCGCTGCCCCCGTTGGCCGGGGCCGCCGCGGCGGACCTCGAACGCGCGCTTCCGGAACTGATCGTCTCGTTCACCGAACGGCCGCTCAGGGCGCTCGCCGCGCTGAGACGGCTTCAGCGCCTGTGA